From a region of the Lactuca sativa cultivar Salinas chromosome 4, Lsat_Salinas_v11, whole genome shotgun sequence genome:
- the LOC111896346 gene encoding uncharacterized protein LOC111896346: MGMDEAGKKRRLDIQDLEEIRNDAHENEPIYKDKTKAFHDKMISRKVSLSGPFVVTNVFDHGAIEIKSEQTGKIFKVNGHRLKPFYDGFQVTNEEVELPRSSLFN; the protein is encoded by the exons ATGGGCATGGATGAAGCTGGTAAGAAAAGAAGATTGGATATCCAAGATTTAGAAGAAATTAGGAATGATGCCCACGAGAACGAACCAATTTACAAGGACAAGACGAAAGCGTTTCATGACAAGATGATCTCGCGAAAG GTCTCGTTGAGTGGACCTTTTGTTGTTACTAACGTGTTTGATCATGGTGCTATAGAAATTAAGAGTGAACAAACAGGAAAGATTTTTAAGGTTAATGGTCACCGTCTCAAACCATTTTACGACGGGTTTCAAGTTACAAATGAAGAAGTGGAG CTACCTAGGTCGTCCCTTTTTAACTGA